A window from Drosophila miranda strain MSH22 chromosome Y unlocalized genomic scaffold, D.miranda_PacBio2.1 Contig_Y2_pilon, whole genome shotgun sequence encodes these proteins:
- the LOC108159961 gene encoding deubiquitinase DESI2: protein MFSNGLPCNLSFPSCLSVQKDEIGNEELLPSNMGTREPVILNVYDMYWINEYTTSIGLGVFHSGVEAFGTEFAYGGHPFPFTGVFEISPRDHDELGDQFQFRQSIQIGCTDFTYEEVRRIVEELGNQFRGDRYHLMNNNCNHFSGSLTQILCGQEIPSWVNRLAHFSSCVPFLQRCLPKEWLTPNALQQNITTIQEREDCDNSPL from the exons ATGTTCTCCAACGGATTGCCGTGCAATCTGTCGTTTCCGAGCTGTCTCAGTGTTCAAAAAGACGAGATTGGTAATGAAGAGCTCTTGCCATCCAATATGGGGACTAGAGAGCCTGTCATCCTCAACGTCTACGATATG TACTGGATCAATGAATACACAACGTCAATTGGTCTCGGCGTATTCCATTCCGGTGTAGAAGCATTCGGGACTGAATTCGCCTACGGTGGACATCCATTTCCCTTTACAGGGGTATTTGAAATATCTCCGCGAGATCATGATGAACTGGGGGACCAGTTTCAGTTTCGGCAAAGCATTCAAATAGGCTGCACCGACTTCACGTACGAGGAAGTGCGCCGGATTGTTGAGGAATTGGGCAATCAATTTCGCGGCGATCGTTACCACCTTATGAACAATAATTGCAATCACTTTTCTGGCTCTTTGACACAG ATACTCTGCGGCCAAGAAATACCTAGCTGGGTCAATCGTTTAGCGCATTTCAGCTCCTGTGTGCCATTTCTACAAAGGTGTTTGCCCAA AGAGTGGCTGACACCGAATGCCTTGCAGCAGAATATAACCACAATCCAAGAGCGCGAAGACTGTGACAACAGTCCTCTTTGA
- the LOC117192898 gene encoding uncharacterized protein LOC117192898, whose translation MQHGSTRIQKQEALPNAISGPDFSNWTALHEAVVAADDRRLEVLLSTNADRMAKESSLGNTPLHEAASRGFSRCVKLICAPPPTAKVQPKEKSRLKARVANTIEAQLGVVNHEGLSALHLAAQNGHNQSSRELLMSGADPDVQNNYGDTPLHTACRYGHAGVTRILLSALCDPNKTNLNGDTALHITCAMGRRKLTRILLEADARLGIKNAQGDCPMHIAIRKNYREIIEILNTPKKIRNRKEKHKAGSRSDKDRDRDVVDKGINWSPYGCHYFPDPRAFSSPNLETLPKDPLKPGEQYFLDLAGHIHKGPVSVGNTCYCGPFFRHIENKLNCNRKSLKKYVNKTKERLGHKVQALAIKTNDQIEQLTRTMIEDRLRCENKRQHLNEFLRRGEPMRSTSDNQNKSSRIERKISRCGSLELLELEKNYETCRLTNSRSVDVLEDQAVEAIVHQSPEVELDSDTDDDSDAAREDAAVDLARCRAEAKQTEKVEHLEHSKLDELKLDFLKVSERLGVLLEKTTLIMERDSEQESKHQLSSPSPGADSARLQEDKESVNSPNFDEYTHVLRRYPNSSETSNPSQNSNSWDWQASPTGSHPPPGDYHKYYHRIGRGENMLNSVIKALSKDASFAELSKEEAAVNESADRICGDKLLYKEQACEVAALGQPHSSSQRGVSNLTKRQPLCLEDSFPTIPNMFYSNPIMEYAEDAAIRQNGSETVNKVEIRNSEIKCLKKPNVGQIRGTEAQLQSTIDSNQQQGQEQDSHPATLMASRSPSHLNNNFKHIEAASLNPSPTYSIPHRIVPQFGLPDRHIPKDTYFHELPHRPQPPPPQPQPQHRRISSGYVPNGNFYRNEELYAGKVLTSPQSNISMSGEYINRATYRPLQSPHSQGLATPNLSIHPIAWQNRLPPDDIDVEELSAIGLYNNVSSLV comes from the exons ATGCAGCATGGATCGACCCGCATTCAGAAACAGGAAGCTCTGCCAAACGCAATTTCTGGG CCCGACTTCAGCAACTGGACAGCCCTGCATGAGGCAGTGGTCGCAGCGGACGACCGGCGCTTGGAGGTTCTCCTGTCCACCAATGCAGACCGCATGGCCAAGGAGTCAAGTCTCGGGAACACGCCACTCCATGAGGCGGCCAGTCGAGGCTTCAGTCGCTGTGTTAAACTGATTTGCGCACCCCCACCCACAGCCAAGGTTCAGCCCAAAGAGAAGAGCAGGCTCAAGGCAAGGGTGGCCAACACAATTGAAGCCCAATTGGGGGTTGTCAACCACGAGGGTCTGTCGGCCCTGCACTTGGCTGCCCAGAACGGGCACAATCAGAGCTCCAGAGAGCTGCTGATGTCTGGAGCCGATCCTGATGTGCAGAACAAT TACGGCGACACGCCCTTGCACACAGCCTGCCGCTATGGGCATGCCGGGGTCACACGGATTTTGCTCTCGGCCTTGTGCGATCCCAACAAGACGAACCTGAACGGAGACACCGCTTTGCACATCACCTGCGCCATGGGCCGAAGAAAGTTAACCAGAATTCTTCTTGAGGCTGATGCTCGTTTGGGGATCAAGAACGCTCAAGGCGATTGTCCAATGCACATTGCTATCAGAAAGAACTATCGCGAAATAATTGAGATATTGAATACACCGAAGAAAATCCGAAACCGCAAAGAAAAGCACAAGGCGGGCAGCAGGTCCGACAAGGATAGGGATAGGGATGTAGTGGATAAGGGCATTAATTGGTCGCCCTATGGCTGCCACTATTTTCCCGATCCGCGAGCATTTTCCTCACCAAATCTGGAAACCCTTCCAAAAGACCCACTGAAGCCGGGCGAGCAATATTTTCTGGATCTAGCCGGGCACATACACAAGGGGCCCGTGAGCGTGGGCAACACCTGCTACTGTGGTCCCTTCTTTCGTCACATTGAGAACAAACTCAACTGCAACCGCAAGAGCCTGAAAAAGTACGTGAATAAGACTAAGGAGCGTTTGGGTCACAAGGTCCAAGCCTTGGCCATCAAGACAAATGACCAGATAGAGCAGCTAACGAGAACAATGATCGAGGATCGGCTGCGCTGCGAGAACAAGAGGCAGCATCTCAACGAGTTTCTGCGAAGAGGTGAGCCCATGCGATCCACATCCGATAACCAAAACAAAAGTTCAAGGATCGAGCGGAAAATTTCGCGTTGTGGAAGCCTGGAACTGCTCGAGCtagagaaaaattatgaaacttGCAGGCTTACCAACTCCAGAAGTGTGGATGTCCTGGAGGATCAGGCAGTAGAAGCTATTGTTCATCAATCACCCGAAGTAGAGCTCGATAGTGACACAGATGAcgactcggatgcggccagaGAGGATGCAGCTGTTGATCTGGCTCGATGCCGGGCGGAGGCCAAACAGACGGAAAAAGTCGAGCATCTGGAGCATTCGAAGCTCGACGAGTTGAAGCTAGATTTCCTGAAAGTGTCGGAACGATTGGGGGTTCTACTGGAGAAAACCACGTTGATTATGGAAAGAGATAGCGAACAGGAGAGCAAACATCAGCTCTCCTCGCCCTCCCCGGGAGCCGACTCAGCCCGACTGCAAGAAGACAAGGAGAGTGTAAACAGCCCCAACTTTGATGAGTACACGCACGTGTTACGGCGCTATCCCAACTCCAGTGAGACGTCAAATCCCTCCCAGAACTCCAACAGTTGGGACTGGCAGGCATCACCGACCGGCAGTCACCCACCCCCAGGCGACTATCACAAATATTATCATCGAATCGGCCGAGGAGAGAACATGCTTAACTCCGTGATCAAGGCATTGAGCAAAGACGCCTCCTTCGCGGAGCTGAGCAAGGAGGAAGCTGCCGTTAACGAGAGTGCAGACAGAATCTGTGGCGATAAGTTATTGTACAAAGAACAGGCCTGCGAAGTAGCAGCCCTTGGACAGCCGCACTCCAGCAGTCAGCGAGGGGTCTCAAATCTAACGAAGAGACAACCGCTCTGTCTGGAGGACAGCTTTCCCACCATACCGAACATGTTCTACTCGAACCCCATTATGGAGTATGCCGAAGACGCGGCGATCAGGCAGAATGGCAGCGAGACCGTAAACAAAGTGGAGATCAGAAACAGCGAAATCAAATGCCTCAAAAAGCCCAATGTGGGCCAGATCAGAGGCACGGAGGCCCAACTACAGAGCACAATAGACTCTAATCAACAGCAGGGACAGGAGCAGGACTCACATCCAGCAACTTTGATGGCCTCGCGATCGCCGTCCCATCTGAACAACAATTTCAAGCACATTGAAGCTGCCTCGCTGAACCCATCACCAACATACAGCATACCCCACAGAATTGTTCCCCAATTTGGCCTCCCCGACAGACACATTCCAAAGGATACCTACTTCCATGAGCTGCCACATCGCCCCCAGCCCCCGCCGCCTCAGCCACAGCCTCAGCACAGGCGGATCAGCTCTGGCTACGTACCAAATGGAAATTTCTATCGCAATGAAGAACTCTATGCGGGAAAAGTGCTCACCTCTCCCCAATCCAATATATCTATGAGCGGAGAATACATTAATCGAGCCACCTATAGGCCTCTACAGTCGCCCCATTCCCAAGGACTTGCGACGCCCAACCTCAGCATACATCCGATTGCCTGGCAGAACCGCCTGCCACCGGACGATATCGATGTGGAGGAATTGTCAGCTATTGGCTTATACAATAATGTCTCGAGTCTCGTTTGA
- the LOC117193417 gene encoding proteasome subunit beta type-5-like, with amino-acid sequence MALAEICKISNASYMKPTAWTSADANEDLKTFSCNLANPYTLAAPPFENPMLNLNQIQANSGKTGIKIDFDHGTTTLGFKYQGGVILAVDSRATGGQYIGSQTMKKIVEINDFLLGTLAGGAADCVYWDRVLSKECRLHELRNKERISVAAASKIMANIAHEYKGMGLSMGMMLAGYDKRGPGLYYVDSEGSRTPGNLFSVGSGSLFAYGVLDSGYRWDLQDKEAQDLGQRAIYHATFRDAYSGGIIRVYHMTPTGWINVSNTDCMELHYKFKSEK; translated from the exons ATGGCATTGGCTGAAATTTGTAAGATATCCAATGCTTCGTACATGAAGCCCACTGCCTGGACTTCGGCCGATGCAAATGAAGACTTGAAGACATTTTCGTGCAACTTGGCGAACCCCTACACATTGGCTGCTCCGCCATTCGAGAAT CCTATGCTCAATTTGAATCAAATTCAAGCAAATTCTGGTAAAACCGGCATCAAAATAGATTTCGATCATGGCACCACAACCCTGGGCTTCAAGTACCAAGGAGGCGTAATTTTGGCTGTTGATTCACGCGCCACTGGAGGCCAGTACATTGGCTCGCAGACAATGAAAAAGATTGTGGAAATCAACGACTTTCTGCTGGGAACCTTGGCCGGTGGTGCTGCCGATTGTGTTTACTGGGATCGTGTCCTGTCCAAGGAATGCCGCTTGCACGAGCTGCGCAACAAGGAACGCATCTCGGTAGCCGCAGCCAGCAAGATCATGGCAAACATTGCCCACGAGTACAAAGGAATGGGTCTCAGCATGGGCATGATGCTGGCTGGTTATGATAAGCGTGGTCCCGGCCTTTACTATGTGGACTCTGAAGGTTCCCGCACGCCTGGAAATCTATTCTCCGTCGGCAGTGGCTCTTTGTTCGCTTATGGCGTGCTCGACTCTGGTTACCGCTGGGACTTGCAGGATAAGGAGGCGCAAGATCTGGGCCAGCGTGCCATTTACCATGCCACCTTCAGAGATGCTTACTCTGGTGGAATCATCCGAGTTTACCACATGACCCCAACTGGATGGATCAATGTTTCCAACACAGACTGCATGGAGTTGCACTACAAGTTcaagagtgagaagtag